In Streptomyces ambofaciens ATCC 23877, a single genomic region encodes these proteins:
- a CDS encoding Rieske (2Fe-2S) protein, which translates to MPGRPLPSRRTVLRSAAATPVAGLGLAACSPGDDGAAPARPTAPVDLGAEGAVAGGEAKLYRDENVVVSRGEDGALKAFSTVCTHAGCPIKKLEGAKLVCPCHGSEFDARSGEVLHAPATVALVELPVEVKQGRIVVSPGT; encoded by the coding sequence ATGCCCGGCCGTCCCCTCCCGAGCCGCCGTACCGTCCTGCGCTCGGCGGCCGCCACCCCCGTCGCCGGACTCGGTCTCGCCGCCTGCTCGCCGGGCGACGACGGCGCGGCGCCCGCCAGGCCGACCGCGCCCGTCGATCTCGGCGCGGAGGGGGCGGTCGCCGGGGGAGAGGCCAAGCTCTACCGGGACGAGAACGTGGTCGTCAGCCGGGGAGAGGACGGCGCCCTGAAGGCGTTCAGCACGGTCTGCACGCACGCGGGGTGCCCCATCAAGAAGCTGGAGGGGGCGAAGCTCGTCTGTCCCTGCCACGGCAGCGAGTTCGACGCCCGGTCCGGCGAGGTGCTGCACGCCCCGGCGACCGTCGCGCTCGTCGAGCTTCCGGTCGAGGTGAAACAGGGCCGGATCGTGGTGAGCCCGGGAACCTGA
- a CDS encoding LacI family DNA-binding transcriptional regulator, translating into MATMADVARSAGVSVATVSHVLNDTRPVRPHTRQAVLDAIEELGYTPNTLARSLVTSRTRSIGLAVSAISNPYFTEILQGVEAAALEHGYSLLIADPHDDPVHERKVVQLLHERRVDGMIVAPSADPRDLVAYLGRHRVPTVFLDRVVGTPEGDGTALFDQVCAESAEPTTRLVTHLAGLGHRRIGLVAGRPGLSTTRERITGYRHGLAAAGLPHDERLLVHGDSEAAGGERATAALLSLAVPPTALVTANNAMTIGALRTLRERGLTVPGDLALCCFDDFAWADLFSPRLTAVAQPSRELGAQAVRLLLERLAAPDRPARTVRLPCAFVHRTSCGCPERSGHTAQSPTEAHERNPQ; encoded by the coding sequence ATGGCGACCATGGCCGACGTCGCGCGGAGCGCCGGGGTCTCCGTGGCGACCGTCTCGCACGTGCTCAACGACACCCGTCCGGTGCGGCCGCACACCCGCCAGGCGGTCCTGGACGCCATCGAGGAGCTCGGCTACACGCCCAACACCCTCGCCCGCTCCCTGGTCACCTCCCGCACCCGCTCCATCGGGCTCGCCGTGTCGGCGATCAGCAACCCGTACTTCACGGAGATCCTCCAGGGCGTCGAGGCCGCCGCGCTGGAGCACGGTTACAGCCTCCTCATCGCCGACCCGCACGACGACCCGGTGCACGAGCGCAAGGTCGTCCAGCTGCTGCACGAGCGGCGCGTGGACGGCATGATCGTCGCGCCCTCCGCCGACCCGCGCGACCTCGTCGCCTACCTGGGCCGCCACCGCGTGCCCACCGTGTTCCTCGACCGGGTCGTCGGCACTCCCGAGGGGGACGGCACAGCGCTCTTCGACCAGGTCTGCGCGGAGAGTGCCGAGCCCACGACCCGGCTGGTCACCCATCTCGCCGGGCTCGGCCACCGTCGGATCGGCCTGGTCGCGGGCCGCCCGGGGCTCAGTACCACGCGCGAGCGGATCACCGGTTACCGGCACGGCCTCGCCGCCGCCGGGCTGCCCCACGACGAACGGCTCCTGGTCCACGGCGACTCCGAGGCGGCCGGCGGCGAACGGGCCACGGCGGCCCTGCTGTCCCTGGCGGTACCGCCCACCGCCCTGGTCACCGCCAACAACGCGATGACCATCGGCGCGCTGCGCACCCTGCGGGAGCGCGGCCTGACCGTCCCCGGCGACCTCGCCCTGTGCTGTTTCGACGACTTCGCCTGGGCGGACCTCTTCTCCCCCCGGCTCACCGCCGTGGCGCAGCCCAGCAGGGAGCTCGGCGCGCAGGCCGTCCGGTTGCTCCTGGAGCGCCTCGCCGCACCGGACCGGCCCGCGCGGACCGTCCGGCTGCCCTGCGCCTTCGTCCACCGCACCTCGTGCGGGTGTCCCGAGCGGTCCGGACACACCGCGCAGTCCCCTACCGAGGCCCACGAAAGGAACCCGCAGTGA
- a CDS encoding carbohydrate kinase family protein: MIVVAGEALIDLVPQGAGALAALRPALGGGPYNTAVALGRLGSTTAFCSRVSYDAFGEALLDRLRETGVDVSPVQRGPEPTTLAVASVDTDGSAAYSFYVQGSADRLFTKPGALPDGTRAVSFGTCSLVLEPGASAYEELMRETAERGVFTALDPNIRAGLIPDPEAYRARFRSWLPWVSLLKLSAEDAEWLGGTPREWLAAGPAAVVVTRGGAGLTVFTRDGGEHAVPGERVEVVDTIGAGDTVNAALLHGLAARDALDGDAVATLGADGWTELLGFAARAAAVTCSRAGAEPPYAHEVAL; encoded by the coding sequence GTGATCGTCGTCGCCGGTGAGGCACTGATCGACCTGGTACCGCAGGGCGCGGGCGCCCTCGCCGCGCTGCGGCCGGCGCTCGGCGGCGGGCCGTACAACACGGCCGTCGCGCTGGGCCGCCTCGGCTCCACCACCGCCTTCTGCTCCCGGGTGTCGTACGACGCCTTCGGCGAGGCGCTGCTGGACCGGCTGCGTGAGACCGGCGTGGACGTCTCACCGGTGCAGCGCGGCCCCGAGCCGACGACACTCGCCGTGGCCTCGGTGGACACGGACGGTTCGGCCGCGTACTCCTTCTACGTCCAGGGGTCGGCCGACCGGCTGTTCACCAAGCCCGGCGCGCTGCCGGACGGCACGCGCGCGGTGTCGTTCGGCACCTGTTCGCTGGTCCTGGAGCCCGGGGCGAGCGCGTACGAGGAGCTGATGCGCGAGACGGCCGAGCGGGGCGTGTTCACGGCGCTGGACCCGAACATCCGGGCCGGTCTGATCCCCGACCCCGAGGCCTACCGGGCCCGGTTCCGCAGCTGGCTGCCGTGGGTGTCACTGCTGAAGCTGTCCGCCGAGGACGCCGAGTGGCTCGGTGGCACCCCTCGGGAGTGGCTGGCCGCGGGCCCGGCCGCGGTCGTGGTGACCCGGGGCGGTGCGGGGCTGACGGTCTTCACCCGTGACGGAGGTGAGCACGCGGTGCCGGGTGAGCGGGTCGAGGTGGTGGACACGATCGGCGCCGGCGACACCGTGAACGCGGCGCTGCTGCACGGCCTCGCGGCCCGGGACGCCCTCGACGGCGACGCCGTGGCCACGCTGGGGGCTGACGGCTGGACCGAGTTGCTGGGCTTCGCCGCCCGTGCGGCGGCGGTCACCTGCTCGCGGGCGGGCGCCGAGCCGCCGTACGCCCACGAAGTGGCCCTCTGA
- a CDS encoding helix-turn-helix domain-containing protein: MSDNELGTFLRTWRESVTPVEVGLPVGPRRRTPGLRRAELATLAGVSVEYLTRLEQGRDRNPSAQVLGALADALQLSLRDRMLLRRLTKEAEGGDPLLCAAAPPLGRTARPTVRAVLDRLEPTPAVVLNWIGDVLAHTGGYARLVGPIGLLDEERPNLLRYLFTDERARAAYPDWDRMADDLVAQLRHEAPLRDPSVAELADELTVTVGAPFTDRFADLAVAPRRVGTQHVEHPEAGPLRLLHETLALPEEGQRIVVHLPADDTTAAALDRLNGRRPGALRAVRPTG, translated from the coding sequence GTGAGCGACAACGAGTTGGGCACGTTCCTGCGGACCTGGCGCGAGTCCGTCACCCCGGTCGAGGTGGGGTTGCCGGTCGGCCCCCGCCGCCGCACCCCCGGCCTGCGCCGCGCCGAACTGGCCACGCTCGCCGGCGTCAGTGTCGAGTACCTCACCCGGCTGGAACAGGGACGCGACCGCAACCCGTCCGCCCAGGTCCTCGGCGCCCTCGCCGACGCCCTCCAGCTGTCGCTGCGGGACCGGATGCTGCTGCGCCGGCTGACCAAGGAGGCCGAGGGCGGCGACCCGCTGCTGTGTGCCGCGGCCCCACCGCTCGGCCGGACCGCGCGACCCACCGTGCGGGCGGTGCTGGACCGTCTGGAGCCCACCCCCGCCGTGGTGCTCAACTGGATCGGCGACGTTCTCGCCCACACTGGCGGATACGCACGGCTGGTCGGCCCGATCGGACTGCTCGACGAGGAACGCCCCAACCTGCTCCGGTACCTGTTCACCGACGAGCGCGCCCGTGCCGCCTACCCGGACTGGGACCGCATGGCCGACGACCTGGTCGCCCAGCTCCGGCACGAGGCCCCGCTGCGGGACCCGTCCGTCGCCGAGCTGGCCGACGAGCTGACCGTGACGGTGGGGGCCCCGTTCACCGACCGGTTCGCCGACCTGGCCGTGGCACCCCGGCGGGTCGGGACGCAGCACGTCGAGCACCCGGAGGCCGGGCCGCTGCGGTTGCTGCACGAGACGCTGGCGCTCCCCGAGGAGGGCCAGCGGATCGTCGTGCACCTGCCCGCGGACGACACCACGGCCGCCGCCCTGGACCGGCTCAACGGCCGCCGCCCCGGCGCCCTGCGGGCGGTACGGCCGACGGGCTGA
- a CDS encoding YceI family protein: protein MTNDTTATASATATTDAVAAPLPVTPGQWEMDPFHSAVNFTIRHLGIAKVRGRFTGVRAELFVGERVEDVRVSATVDLATIDTGNADRDAHVRASDLLDVEKRPTMTYRSTRVSGEGEDWTMEGELTIGDVTRPVTFAVEFGGLGAMPGGDGRHAGFEATGEIRRSEFGLDFAPGLLGEVVKIQLDMQFVEPAGA from the coding sequence ATGACGAATGACACCACCGCCACCGCAAGCGCCACCGCGACCACCGACGCCGTCGCCGCTCCCCTGCCCGTCACCCCTGGTCAGTGGGAGATGGACCCGTTCCACTCCGCCGTGAACTTCACCATCCGCCACCTCGGCATCGCCAAGGTGCGGGGGCGTTTCACCGGGGTGCGGGCCGAACTGTTCGTGGGCGAGCGGGTCGAGGACGTCCGGGTGTCCGCGACGGTCGACCTGGCCACCATCGACACCGGGAACGCCGACCGGGACGCGCACGTGCGCGCCTCCGACCTGCTCGACGTGGAGAAGCGGCCGACGATGACCTACCGCTCGACCCGGGTGTCGGGCGAGGGCGAGGACTGGACCATGGAGGGCGAGCTGACCATCGGCGACGTGACCCGTCCGGTGACGTTCGCCGTGGAGTTCGGCGGGCTGGGAGCCATGCCCGGCGGCGACGGACGGCACGCCGGGTTCGAGGCGACGGGCGAGATCCGGCGCAGCGAGTTCGGCCTGGACTTCGCTCCCGGACTGCTCGGAGAGGTGGTGAAGATCCAGCTCGACATGCAGTTCGTGGAGCCGGCGGGTGCCTGA